The segment GCCAGAAAGCGCCAAAGACAGACCGGCAAGATCTCACGAGTATGTTTTTTTACTCAGCAAAGCGGCCGCCTATTACTACGACGCCGAGGCCGTCAAGGAGCTGGCCGTCGGGTACGATCCGAAAAAGCCCGGCCGGAAGCGCGGCAACGCGAAAACCTTCCGCGGCGGCACTGCCTACACTCACGATCAGGCCAAAGCCAACAGCGCCGAGGTGGATCGAGGCAGCCACGGGCTCCAGAGAAATGAAACCGGCAAACGAAACCGCCGGGACGTCTGGACGATCGCCACACGGCCATATAAGGGCGCCCACCTCTCCACGTTCCCGGAGGAACTGGCCAAGATCTGCATACTGGCCGGGAGCAAACCGGGCGACACGGTTCTGGATCCATTCTCAGGAAGTGGAACCACAGGAGCCGCAGCCCTCAAAGAAGGGCGGAACTATATCGGGATAGAGATTAACCCCGACACCTGCAAAATACAAGAGCAGCGACTCGCTGAGGCTGCTCAGGAAGGAGCCAAACCATGAAACGCGGTGAAATTTATTATATCGAAAGCACATACCGGGAAACCGGAAGCGAGCAGAGAGGCGGCCGTCCTGCGGTGATCGTCTCCAATGACAAGAACAACGAAAACAGCGAGGTTGTGGAAGTGGTATACATGACCACCAAACCAAAAAACGACCTCCCAACTCATGTATTTATCCGGAGCGCACTCTCCCCTTCTACCGTCTTATGCGAACAGGTAAACAGCGTAAGCGTGAAAAGGATCGGGACGCTGATCGGAAAATTGACAAAGAGCGAGCTCACAGCCGTGGACTCTGCTCTGGCAATCTCTCTGGGGATCGACTTCATGGATCCGAAGCCCGCAGCCAAAGAAGCGGAGCATTTACTGGAAGAAATAAGCAAGCAGCCACTCCGGATCGTCCAGCAGGATCCAGACGTTGAAAAGATCAAGCTCGAAACTGAGCGCGATCTCTACCGGAATTTATACAATGAGCTGCTGAGCAAAACCATGAAAGGAGCAAGTGCATGAGAAAAAAACTGGTTTACATCTGCTCCCCGTGCCGCGGGGACGTTGAAAAGAACATAGAAAAAGCCCAGCGCTACTGTCGCGAAGCCGTCGAGCTCTGGGACGACGTGATCCCGATCGCGCCTCATGTATATTTTACCCAGTTTCTTGACGACACCAAGCAGGAGGAACGCGCCGCGGGCATGGACATGGGCCTCTCACTTCTGGCCATGTGTGACGAGCTCTGGGTTTACGGTATCGAGAATCCGAGTGAGGGCATGAGGAGCGAGATCGAATACGCAAAGCAGCACCAGATCCCGATCCGGGACGCTGCCGAGCTTTACAGAAACCGCGAAGCCGAAACACTTCCGATCGGTGACGCACTGATCGTTCTCCCTTCTCACGTCGGGCACCTGAACGGCGTCGCCGCGATTGAATCCACCACCGTGCGGATCAATGGCGAAATGATCTTAGACCTTGCGATCGAGCTCAGACGACACCCCGGCCACGACATCACGCTGGAGGCCGACAAAGGCGCAGACTCGGAGGTAGATCAATGAGCTGGGACACGGTTCCGGGAAGAAATGGCGAAGGCTACCCGGATCCAACAGCAAGCACCGCCCTTGCACGGGTGCAGCATAGCCAGAAAGGACTCCAGAGCAAGCGAGCCGGTGAACACTTCGAGAATATGATCACCGCAAGCCTGAACTGGTACTGCGACAAGGGCGTGGCCTTCGTTGAAAAGACTCCGGAGCCCATGAAGCCACTCAGGAAGCCAGACCGACAGGGCCGTTTCCTTGCTTGCTACACCAAAGCCGGACAGCCGGACTTCAAGGGAACGCTCACCGGTGGCCGGGCCGTGGTATTTGAGGCGAAACACACCGACAGCGACAAGATCGACCAGAGCCGCCTCACTCCTGAGCAGGTGGAAAGTCTGACACTGCACCACAAGCTCGGAGCTGCTGCCTTCATCATGGTGAGCGTGGGGCTGGAAAACTTCTACCGGGTACCGTGGGAAGTATGGCGAGACATGAAGCAGATCTACGGGCGCAAACACATGAAGCTCGAAGATCTGGAACCGTACCGCGTGCAATATATCGCCGGGATCCTCAAACTGCTGGAAGGTGTGGAGATCGACTACACCGAGGAAGGAGGCACGCCATGAAATGCGAATACTGCGAGCTCCGCAGAGTCGGGCCTTTTGTAATTTCAAAAGCCTGCGCCATGCTGAGCGGAAAGCTCATAAACAAACAGACGGGCGAACCGTTAAAAATTTGTATGCACCACATGGCCTCCCCGGATCCGTGTATGAACAACGGGAACGGCTGCGGGCTCTACAAATCACAGAAAGGAGATCAAGCCAATGAACGACGCACTGCTGAGCAGTAAAAACATGTGCTGGTGCACTCCGCCGGATTTTTTCGCGGAACTGGATCGCGAGTTTCATTTTGAACTGGATCCGGCCAGCACCGACAAAAGCGCCAAGTGCGCGAAACACTTCACGCCGGACGACGACGGCCTAAAGCAAGACTGGGGGGGGTATTGCGTGTTTTGCAATCCGCCATACGGCCGAGCAATCGCCGACTGGGTACGCAAAGGCTACGAAGAAAGCCGGAAGCCCGGCACCACCGTGGTTATGCTCATTCCTTCGCGGACTGACACGGCATATTTTCACGACTGGATCTTCGGCAAGGCCAGCGAGGTGAGATTCCTCCGCGGCCGCCTGAAATTCACCGACGAGGACGGAAACGGCGAGGACGCAGCTCCGTTTCCTTCTGCCGTCATAGTGTGGCGGAGTCCGGAAAGCACCGGGCGCGAGTTTGCCACATGGCACATATAAAAGCACCAGAGCCAGCGGGGCCACTGCTCCGCCGGTTCAGATAAGGAGGAAACCATGAACGGGATTACTAAACAGACACGCCGCCAAAGTTACGACGGCATACGAACACGCAGCGGCGAGCGTTGCAAGCTAATACTGGAAACCCTCGGAAATCGGTCAATGACCGTGGAAGAAATCACCGACGAGCTGGTGGCTGCTGGCCACCTGAAATACTACGACCGCAACTTCGTGGCGCCGAGACTCACAGAGCTGAAAGGCGCCGGAGTTCTGGAAGTCGTCGGAAAGAAACCGAGCAAAAGAACCGGAAAAAATACAGCCGTATGGGCTGCGGTAAGGAGGTAAGCACATGAAAAAGCAGAAAGTACAGGCAAAGATCAACCTCGAAGCTCTCGCAGGCGGAGCCTTCGCCGAGAAACTCAACGAGGCGCTCATGCAGGTGGCTGAAAATATTCAGAATCCGAACACAGAAGCAACCACTAAGCGCCAGATCACGGTAAATATTAAATTTACGCCGAACAAAACCCGCCAAATGGTAGGAACCCAGATTGCTGTCACGACCAAGCTCGCAGCTACCGAAGCAATCGACACGCAAATGGTGATGGGCGTCAATATGAGAACCGGCCAGATCGAGATCGCCGAATACGACGGGCAGATCCGTGGACAGATGGATCTCTCCGACTTCACGGACGCCGATCAGGATCAGGAATCAGAGGAAACACAAGCTGCAGCTCCTACACCGGGACAGAATCCGACCGGCAAGCCTCTGGATCTTAAAAACAGGGGAAAACAGGCACCTGCTGCCGCTACTGAATTAGTTCCGGGCCGTGACTACGATCCGGACACCGGCGAGGTATACGAAACCGCCGGACAGCCTACGGACGACCGCCAGACAACCGGCGGACGCAATAACATGAAGGTGGTAAAAATCGCACCAGCAAAAGAAGCATAAGGAGGTCAATAAAATGGAAGGAATCAAAGAAGCAATCGCATATATCACAGGGCTGGCCGTAAAGGCTGAGAAGCCAGAAACAATCGAGATCAACGGCCGGACATACTGCACGAAGGATCTCAGACGCTACGACGCAGCCGACAAGGCCGAGCCGATCAAAGCGACCACTCTCACCTCTCTGGTGGACTATATCAAGGAAAGCCGCGAGGAACTCCGCGACAGAATGATCATTCAGGTGGTAAGCGCCACAAAGGTGCTGCTCTACTCCGGGCTGCTGGCCGAGCGTGACCGTGAGACTCTGTTCGAGGTCAACGCCCTGCTGCCGCAGTTTGAATACGGCCGCGAATATGATCAGGAGAGCTTCCTCGTGGCCATGCAGTCATGCTTCCAGAAAACAGACGACCGCGAAGCCGTCACCATTATGGCGAGCAATATCGTGAACACACAGCAGGGAACCTTCTCAGACGACGGCGTAAGTCAACAGGCAATCATCAAAACCGGAGTAACCACGAAGGACGCCGCCTTCGTTCCTAATCCGGTGAGCCTGATCCCGTACCGCACATTTTTGGAAGTTCCGCAGCCCGCGAGTGACTTCGTGTTCAGAATCAGCGAGGGACGCGGCGGAGCCCCTGCCTTCAAGCTGGTGGCTGCTGACGGTGGCCTCTGGAAGTCTCAGGCGGTGGACAACGTGAAGAACTACCTCGTCAAAGCACTGGCAGACGTTCCGGAACGTGAAAGGATCACGATCATTGCATAATGTGGCCGACATAAATGTCGGGAACATACCGGGAGGGCCAAGCTCTCCCGGCAAACCAAAGGAGGACAAGAACATGCTGATCATAAACATAGTGCTGGCCCTCGTGGCTGCTCTCCTGCTTTTTGGAGTTATTGGAGAAAAGGACGGGCTCAGACAGCAGAACATCACGATCGCCTTCGTGGCCGTGATCGTGCTCATTATCGCATTAAATAGATTTTTCTAAGGGAGGACAAAACCATGGAATATAAACCGAAAGTTATCACCGGAAAAGTGACCGGCACCGGCTGGCCGATCGACGGCCATGTGCTCTGGTTCTCACAGTGGGACTACGACAACCGCGAGAGCTGGCACCTCTACGGCTGGGAGGACTCAGAGGACGAGGCAGTCATGCAGACCGTATTCCAGACCGAAACCGAGGCTGGCCTCTGCCTGTTCGATACGCTGGAGAAGTTCGCAGAGAATTGGAAGGCAAAGAAATGGGAGCCGCAGGGCTTGTTCTGCCTGCCATTGGACAAGGTGGAAGTGCTGGAGGTAAAGCAGGAAGAAAGCACCAACAACACCCGCGAACAGCTCCGGGCCCACGGCTTCGATCTGACACCGAGAAAGCAGACTGACAGGGGCGGGATCATCTGCCTACCACTGGACAAGAACCTGAACGGCGACGTGCAGGCCAAGCACCCGGACTGGAAGCCAGTCGAGTGCCCGACATGCGGCCGGAAATGCTGGAAACACCCGGAAGCTGACCGCCTCGCCAAAGAACAGGACGCGAAAATGCTCTGTACTGAGTGCGCGATCAAAGCCGGGCTTCTGTCACCGTTCCGAAAGGAAGGCCCAAACCGCGCGCAGCGAAGGAGGGCAAAGCGTGAAAGAAGAAAATAACACAGATGGGCTCTACTACCTCAAAATAGACGCGAGGCACTACTTCCCCGACGGAAAAATAGCAAGGGACGTGCTGGAGGCGCTCAGGTGCAGGCAATACGCCGAAGTGCTGGCCTTCTATCTGGAGTGTGACCTCGACGACATAGAAAAACAAGCTCGCAGACTCGCGGAAAGCACCGCGCTGAGCTACTCGGAAGCGCTCCACAAGATCGGCGGAGATATGCTGCGGAACAAGCAGGAAAAACCGGCCCCACTCTCCCTCTGGCCTATCAGACAAGAACCGGTGCGGCCGAACCGTGCAGCCAGACGAGCAGCTAAAAGAAAAGGAGGACGAAATGGACGATAACAAGAACAAGCCTATGGGCTGGCCGTTACTCTACACACTGGCAACACTCGCAGGCGTGGCCATGCTGGCAATCCTGAAAGCCTGCGGCATTATATCAATGAGCTGGCCGGTGGTGATCGCCGGGCTCGTGTGGGTACCCACCGCGCTGCTGCTGATCACTCTCTGGGTGGCCACTCTCCTGATCTGGATCGGGCGAACCGGGAAAAAGATCAGGGAATACAATCGCAGGAGAAAGATCTCCCGCACTCTGGACGAATCCATGAAAGGGCTCACGCTAAACGGCGTCGGCCCCATTTATGGTATTAGAAGAAATAAAGGCGAAAACAACACCGACTACGAGAAAAGGATCCGCGAAAAGCTGGGGGTTTTCCCGCGCAGTCTGCCGAAATACGAAACCATGGAACAGCTCACCCTCTCCAATGTGGGCCCGATCTATGGCGTCGTAAAGAAACAGGACGAAAGCTGGAAGCACTACCGCCGCAGAATCCTGAAAGCAGCCCAAACTATTGATACCGTACAGCTACCAACCGGCAAGTGCGCACCGGACAACCGCCGGACAGAGGGCAAAAAGTGAGCTGGCCAAGCAAAGAGACCGGCGCCTGCTCATGGGTGCCGGGGCTCGGCTTTAAAGAGTGGTACTCAACGAGCTGCCACATGTACTACGAGATCGCGAGCGCGGTCACAAAGAAGAATATCAAAGCCGGGACGTGCCCGTATTGCCACCGGCCTATCAAAATAAAGGAGGAACGAAAACATGGACTATAAAACAGAAGCACAGCCAAAAGCAACCGCTGGAGGGGTACCGGTATTCTGCGCCCATGACGCGATCGTGGCCATTGAGAAGCTGATCCCCAACCCGAAGAACCCGAACACACACCCGGACGCACAGATCCAAGCACTCGGCCGCATTATCCGCCAGACCGGGTGGAGGGCGCCGATCACAGTGTCGAAGCGCTCCGGCTTCATAGTAAAGGGCCACGGCCGTCTCGCTGCTGCCAAGCTCGAAGGACTCAACGAAGTGCCGGTGGACTACCAGAACTACACGAACGAGGCCGAGGAATACGCCGATCTGGTGGCCGACAACCGGATCGCAGAGCTGGCAGAGATCGACAACAAGCTGCTGGCTGACATTTTCGCCGACATTGACACTGGCGAGATCCCCATGGAGCTGACCGGCTACACCGACAAGGAAGTGGAAAGCCTCGTCACTGGACTGGCCGAAGCCCTGCACAATGACCTCACAGAGCCGGACGAGATCCCAGAGCTTCCGGAGGAAGATCAGACAATCACGCAACGCGGCGATCTCTGGATTCTCGGAAACCACCGCCTCGTGTGCGGAGACAGTACAAACGAAGCCGATCGCGCTCTCCTACTCGACGGAGCCGAGCCTCAGATCCTTCTCATGGATCCGCCGTACTGCTCCGGAGGTTTTCAGGAATCCGGACGCAGCACCGGAAGTATCGGAACCAAACGCTACGACGCAAACGGGAAGGAAATCAAAGTGACGATCGCGAACGATACCCTCAGCACTCGCGGATACCAGCAGCTCATGCGCTCGATCCTGAAACAGTTCACCGGTACCGTGGTTTATTGCTTCACCGACTGGAGAATGTGGCTCTATCTCTACGACGTAATGGAGGAAAGCGGGTTCGGCGTCAAGAATATGATCGTCTGGAATAAGAAAACGCCGGGCATGGGTATGGGCTGGAGAACTCAGCACGAGCTGATAATGTTCGCACACCGTACAAAGCCAGCATGGGACAACCACAAGGGCTACGGGAACGTGATCGAAGCCACCCGCTCCGGAAATGAGCTCCACCCGACGCAAAAGCCGGTGGAGATACTGGAGAAACTGCTGGACAATACACAGTGGGCCGAGGGAGTCATGGACGCCTTCGGAGGATCTGGCACGACTCTGATCGCTGCGGAAAGTATAGGCCAGAAGTCGTACCTCATGGAGCTGAGTCCTCAGTTTGTTGATACAATCGTAAAACGCTACATAAGGACAACTGGCAAGACGACCGGGATCCGACTGTTCAGGAAGGGCAAAGAGCTGGGCCGCGAGCACTTCGAGAGAATGTTCACGGAATAAGCCAGCGAAAGGAGGTGGAACCCATGCACCAGAACAGTGAGGCAAAACAGCCGAAGGAAACCGACGAGATCAAGAAAAAGCTGGAAAGCTACGCAGCACTCCACCGCAGGATCGACAACCAGATCGAACGGCTGGAGAATCTGGAGGCCGTCATGGGCTCCATATCCTCGCCGAGCTTCGACGGAATATCCGGAGGCGGTGGCGACGGAACAAGCAAACAAGAACGGCAAGTGATCCAGAAGGTAACACTGGAGGAAACGATCCGCCGCATGATCGCAGACGAGGATCAGGAACGCAGCGAACTGGAGGCCCTGATCTCCGAAATGGAAAAGCCAGACGAGCAGACCGTGTTAGAAATGCACTACTTCGACGCAGCGAACTGGTGGACAGTATGTGCCGCCCTTCATGGTAGCCGGGAGGACTACGACGAACACGAGCAACGCTACCTCAAAAGAACATTCAAGCTACACGGCTCGGCGCTTCAATCGCTGGCCAAAATATACAGAGCAAAACAAGAACAGGGATAACAACGCCCGCCAGAAGCCACAGGAAGGCCGACGGCGGGCTTTTTTGCGCGCCCGAAGAAATACGCACACACTCAGGAGAAAGCCGCAGACGGAACGCTCACGAGCACACAGGGGGGATAAAAAGGGACAAAAAGGGATAAAAGGGGATAAACCACCGTGCTACTCTGTATAACAGCGAAAGCCGTCCGGGGACATGATAAAGATCCGGGCGGTTTTTCCTATGTGCCTACCCTCAGAAAAGAACTGGGAGGGGTGCAAATTTTCCACAGGAAGGAGCAAACACATGGGCGGTCTATTCTATACCGGCCAAAGCCGCCGAACCTCTGGCAGCTTCACCGTGACATGCTCCGGAGCTAAGGATATTGTGAAGCGACTCAACAAACTGGAGAACGGCGGGCAGACGGCAATCAAGAAAACCGTCAACGACTTTATGAGCCGTGCGCCTGCGTGGGTATCGAAGGGGATCCGCGAACACTACGGGGTAGACACTGCCGCAATCAACGAGGCCAAACAACAACCTCGGAGGGGGCAGAGCTCAATCCAAGTGGCGGGGGTTCAAGTTGATAGTGCCTCCCTCATTTATAAGGGGCGGACACTGACGCCGACGCATTTCAAAATGAGCCCGAAGTCCAGACCAAGCGCTCAGCAAAAGAAGCCGATCAGAATCCCCGGCCAACTGATCGCCGGAGCTGGTGACGTTGCAATGGTTCGACCACCGCGGCCGTACCAAGTCAAGGCGACGATCATTAAGGGATCCCGTGTGAGCCTCGGCTCGAACGTGTTCCTCACTGGCGGAAACGGCGGCTCCATGCTTCCGTTTCAAAAGACTGGGAGGGGGCGCTCCCCGATCGAGGCCGTGCGTACTCTGTCCGTGCCTCAGATGATCGACGGCAAAGCACGCCAAACCATTGAGACAACAATCTCCGAGAAGCTCGGCGAACGTTTCAACCATTACATAGATCAAGTAATGAAATAGCCAAACGCTCCGAGCTACGAGCCAAAGCCAAGCCAACGAACACGCGCCAAGCAGCAAGCCAAGCGCGAAGCAATCGAACAGCAAAGCCAAAGCGAAACCAAAAGCAACAGCAACAAAGAACAGCGAAACAAAGCGACCAAAGCAAAGAAGCAAAAGGCAAAGCAACTCGACCGAGCAACCGCGCCGAAATTTTTCCGCAGCCCGAAGGTACTGTCCGGGCCGCCAAACGCCTGCGGTGCTGGCGAGCCCAAAACACGCGCAGACTCAGAAAAATTTTTTCAGGCCGTTTCGTTTCGTTTGTCTCAAAGAAAGGAGGTGGCGCCATGGCGGAGGGCAAGCAGAATCTCCAAAACGCTGCCATTATTGCGAAGCTGTTCGGCGTCACCGACCGCCGGATCCAGCAGCTCGCAAAAGATGGAATTATTCCAGCCGCCCAGAAGCGGCCGTATATGTTCGACCTGCTTCCGACGGTGCAATCTTACATCCGTTACCTGAGTGACAAAGCCAACGGCCGAGAGGCCAAAAGCGCCGACACCGCTCAGGTTGAAATGGAGAAGCTGCGGGCTGAGGCTGACATGAAACGCAGTAAGGCAGACATGGCAGCCATGCAACTGAAAGAGCTCGAAGGCAAAATGCACCGCAGCGAGGACGTGGAGGCCGTGACGAATGACCTCGTTTACACTGTCCGCAGCATGATAATGGCACTCCCCGGACGTTTGGCCATGGACGTTGTGCAGGTGGCAAGCGCCAACGAAGCCTCGGCACTGATCCGGGCGGAGTGCTACAAAATTCTGAACGAGCTCGCAAACTACAACTACGATCCGGCGGTATATCAGCGGCGGGTGCGGGATCGTGAAGGCTGGAGCGACGTTATAGTGGCCGCTGATGAAGCCGACGACTAAAAAATCCACCGCGAAACTCAACGCAGCCATAGCACCGGCCATTCGCAACTTTAAGCCACCCGAAGATCTGACGGTGGCCGAATGGGCCGATAGACACCGCCGCCTATCCCCGGAGAACTCCGCGGAGTCTGGCCCGTGGCGCACTTCGCGCACGCCGTACCTGCGGGAACCTATGGAAGCGTTCACGGATCCGAAGATCCGTAAGATCGTAATGGTGGCAGCGTCTCAGGTGGGAAAATCTGAGCTGGAGCTGAACATAATCGGCTACATTATTGACCAAGATCCCGGCTCGATCCTGTTCGTCCAGCCTTCCCTCGACGACGCCCGAAAGTTCTCACGCCTCCGTATCGCTCCAATGATACGAGACAGCAAGGTGCTGAGGGCGAAAGTTTCCGACGTCAAAAGCAAAGACTCCGGGAACACAATCCTCCAGAAGTCATTCCCCGGCGGTATGCTCACGATCACAGGATCCAACAGCGCCTCCGCTCTGGCTTCCACTCCCGCCCGCTACATTCTCGGCGACGAGCGCGACCGCTGGGCCGTGTCTGCCGGTGCTGAGGGTGATCCGTGGGCTCTGGCCGAAGCCAGACAGGCCACGTTCTACAATGCGAAGGCCGTCGAGGTATCAACTCCGACCATAAAAGGCGCTTCAAATATCGAAAGCAGCTACTACCTCGGAACACAGGAACGCTGGTGCCACCAGTGCCCTGAGTGTGGAGAGTACGGCGAGATCACCTTCGACCGCGTACACTTCGATCATACAGTGGCCAAAGTCCGCGGGAAAAAGGCGTACAAGATCGTGGGCCCGATTACATGGTGCTGCCCCTCCTGCGGCTGCATAGTACCGGAGGAGAAAATGCGGAAGCAGCCTGCAAAGTGGATCGCCGAGAACCCGGCGGCCTACGACGAGGGCGTCCGCTCCTTCTGGCTGAACGCTTTTTCTTCTCCATGGACTCCATGGGAAAAGATCGCGCTCAAATTCCTGCAAGCCAAGGACGATCCTCAGAAGCTCAAAGTAGTTTATAACACGCTGCTGGGTGAGCTCTGGGAGGATCGCGGCGACATAGCAGACGAGGACACCATGCTGGCCCGGCGCGAGGACTACGGTACCAATGCCGACGGCTCTCCCGTCGAAGTTCCGGAGGGCGTTCTCGTTCTCACCTGCGGCGTAGATACTCAGGACAACCGTTTGGAGTACGAAGTCGTGGGCCATGGCTTCTACGGTGAAACGTGGGGTATAAAAAAGGGCTACATCATGGGAAAACCCGACACCGACGAGGTATGGCAGCAGCTCGACGACGTGATCGACCACGTTTACCGCTTCAAGGACGGAAAAGGGCTGCGGATCTCAATCACCTGCGTGGACTCCGGCGGCCATTACACCCAAGAGGTATACACTCGCTGCCGTGAGCGTAAGAACAAGCGCGTTTTTGCTATCAAGGGCAAGGGCGGCGACGGGATCCCGTTCGTGACGCCTCCGTCAAAGGTTCCGATCAAGGACAACAAGCGGATCACCTGCTGGCTCTACACACTCGGCGTTGACGCCGGAAAGGAAACGATCATGTCGAGCCTGAAAGTTCAGGAGGCTGGCCCAAAATATTGCCATTTTCCGATCCACGAGTCCTGCGGCTACGACACCTACTATTTCAACGGCCTGCTCTCCGAGCGTCTGGAGCTCACGCAAACAAAGCGCGGCAACCAGTGGCACTGGGTAAAAATCCCCGGACACAACCGGAACGAGGCCCTCGACTGCCGAAACTATGCGAACGCCGGGCTAAAAATCATAGATCCGGACATGTTCGCGGTGGAGCGACGTCTGAAAAATGTCCAAGAAACACCGCAGGCCAAACCGGCGCAGCGCCGAAAACCGAAACCGGCAGCCCGGAACTACTTCGACGAGTGGTAAGGAGGTGAACCCATGAGATCAAAAGAAACCATACAGCAAGAGCTCACAGAAACGAGGACGCGACTCAGTGCGTATCTGGCCCGTGAGGCTGACATGCTCAGCAAGGACGGGGTGCAGCTCTACACAATCGGCTCCAGAAACCTGCAACGGTACCAGACTTCGCTCGCTTCCGTTCAGGACATGATCGCGAAGCTGCAAAAGCGAGTCCGCGAGCTGGAGGCCGAACTGGCGGGCGGATCTGCTCGCCGCGCCGTGGGGGTAGTCCCCCGCGACTGGTAAATGGGTAAACGCTGGCCGATCGGCTGGCTTTACTACGGCGACGACTGCGGGACATTTTCGCTCCTTTAGATACCGCGGCCGCTGCCGTTTTTAATTACTTGCAAGGAGGTGAGAAAAACGAAGTACGACCAAACGAGGGGGCTATATCTCCCGGATAACGTACGCCCTCAGAATAAGGGCTACGGAGAGGCGGGCGCAAGCTGGAGAAAAAAAGCCGTTAAAGGTTTTAATGCTCCCAGCGGATCCGCTCACGAGGACATAGACTTCAACAACTACACCATGCGACAGCGTGCCCGCATGTTATACATGGCCGCGCCGATCGCTACCTCGGCGATCAAAACCAACCGCACAAACGTGGTAGGCGTCGGGCTCAGGCTTAAAAGCCGGATCGACCGCGAAGTGCTCGGACTCTCACCGGATCAGGCAGAACGGTGGCAGAAAGAAACAGAGCGAGAGTTTTCCCTCTGGGCCAGCAACAAGAGAGCCTGCGACGCCACCGGCATGAATAACTTCTACGGGCTCCAGCAGCTCGCGCTGATCTCGTGGCTGCTCTCCGGCGACTGCATAGGGTTAATCAAGCAGTACGAAACCACTCGGCTGCTCCCCTACTCTCTCCGCGTCCACCTGATCGAGTCCGA is part of the Clostridium sp. M62/1 genome and harbors:
- a CDS encoding DNA N-6-adenine-methyltransferase; this encodes MNDALLSSKNMCWCTPPDFFAELDREFHFELDPASTDKSAKCAKHFTPDDDGLKQDWGGYCVFCNPPYGRAIADWVRKGYEESRKPGTTVVMLIPSRTDTAYFHDWIFGKASEVRFLRGRLKFTDEDGNGEDAAPFPSAVIVWRSPESTGREFATWHI
- a CDS encoding protoporphyrinogen oxidase, which produces MAEGKQNLQNAAIIAKLFGVTDRRIQQLAKDGIIPAAQKRPYMFDLLPTVQSYIRYLSDKANGREAKSADTAQVEMEKLRAEADMKRSKADMAAMQLKELEGKMHRSEDVEAVTNDLVYTVRSMIMALPGRLAMDVVQVASANEASALIRAECYKILNELANYNYDPAVYQRRVRDREGWSDVIVAADEADD
- a CDS encoding type II toxin-antitoxin system PemK/MazF family toxin, encoding MKRGEIYYIESTYRETGSEQRGGRPAVIVSNDKNNENSEVVEVVYMTTKPKNDLPTHVFIRSALSPSTVLCEQVNSVSVKRIGTLIGKLTKSELTAVDSALAISLGIDFMDPKPAAKEAEHLLEEISKQPLRIVQQDPDVEKIKLETERDLYRNLYNELLSKTMKGASA
- a CDS encoding DUF1492 domain-containing protein, producing the protein MHQNSEAKQPKETDEIKKKLESYAALHRRIDNQIERLENLEAVMGSISSPSFDGISGGGGDGTSKQERQVIQKVTLEETIRRMIADEDQERSELEALISEMEKPDEQTVLEMHYFDAANWWTVCAALHGSREDYDEHEQRYLKRTFKLHGSALQSLAKIYRAKQEQG
- a CDS encoding DUF4406 domain-containing protein, translating into MRKKLVYICSPCRGDVEKNIEKAQRYCREAVELWDDVIPIAPHVYFTQFLDDTKQEERAAGMDMGLSLLAMCDELWVYGIENPSEGMRSEIEYAKQHQIPIRDAAELYRNREAETLPIGDALIVLPSHVGHLNGVAAIESTTVRINGEMILDLAIELRRHPGHDITLEADKGADSEVDQ
- a CDS encoding site-specific DNA-methyltransferase → MDYKTEAQPKATAGGVPVFCAHDAIVAIEKLIPNPKNPNTHPDAQIQALGRIIRQTGWRAPITVSKRSGFIVKGHGRLAAAKLEGLNEVPVDYQNYTNEAEEYADLVADNRIAELAEIDNKLLADIFADIDTGEIPMELTGYTDKEVESLVTGLAEALHNDLTEPDEIPELPEEDQTITQRGDLWILGNHRLVCGDSTNEADRALLLDGAEPQILLMDPPYCSGGFQESGRSTGSIGTKRYDANGKEIKVTIANDTLSTRGYQQLMRSILKQFTGTVVYCFTDWRMWLYLYDVMEESGFGVKNMIVWNKKTPGMGMGWRTQHELIMFAHRTKPAWDNHKGYGNVIEATRSGNELHPTQKPVEILEKLLDNTQWAEGVMDAFGGSGTTLIAAESIGQKSYLMELSPQFVDTIVKRYIRTTGKTTGIRLFRKGKELGREHFERMFTE
- a CDS encoding phage terminase large subunit family protein; its protein translation is MKPTTKKSTAKLNAAIAPAIRNFKPPEDLTVAEWADRHRRLSPENSAESGPWRTSRTPYLREPMEAFTDPKIRKIVMVAASQVGKSELELNIIGYIIDQDPGSILFVQPSLDDARKFSRLRIAPMIRDSKVLRAKVSDVKSKDSGNTILQKSFPGGMLTITGSNSASALASTPARYILGDERDRWAVSAGAEGDPWALAEARQATFYNAKAVEVSTPTIKGASNIESSYYLGTQERWCHQCPECGEYGEITFDRVHFDHTVAKVRGKKAYKIVGPITWCCPSCGCIVPEEKMRKQPAKWIAENPAAYDEGVRSFWLNAFSSPWTPWEKIALKFLQAKDDPQKLKVVYNTLLGELWEDRGDIADEDTMLARREDYGTNADGSPVEVPEGVLVLTCGVDTQDNRLEYEVVGHGFYGETWGIKKGYIMGKPDTDEVWQQLDDVIDHVYRFKDGKGLRISITCVDSGGHYTQEVYTRCRERKNKRVFAIKGKGGDGIPFVTPPSKVPIKDNKRITCWLYTLGVDAGKETIMSSLKVQEAGPKYCHFPIHESCGYDTYYFNGLLSERLELTQTKRGNQWHWVKIPGHNRNEALDCRNYANAGLKIIDPDMFAVERRLKNVQETPQAKPAQRRKPKPAARNYFDEW
- a CDS encoding Holliday junction resolvase RecU; amino-acid sequence: MSWDTVPGRNGEGYPDPTASTALARVQHSQKGLQSKRAGEHFENMITASLNWYCDKGVAFVEKTPEPMKPLRKPDRQGRFLACYTKAGQPDFKGTLTGGRAVVFEAKHTDSDKIDQSRLTPEQVESLTLHHKLGAAAFIMVSVGLENFYRVPWEVWRDMKQIYGRKHMKLEDLEPYRVQYIAGILKLLEGVEIDYTEEGGTP
- a CDS encoding DNA-methyltransferase, translated to MILQGDALEELRKLPDKCCSVCVTSPPYYNARDYGAADQLGTESSPEEYTRKLVEAFREVARVLKDDGTLWLNIGDSYARHIEDGGIKRKDLIGIPWLLALALRSDGWYLRADIIWNKPNAMPESAKDRPARSHEYVFLLSKAAAYYYDAEAVKELAVGYDPKKPGRKRGNAKTFRGGTAYTHDQAKANSAEVDRGSHGLQRNETGKRNRRDVWTIATRPYKGAHLSTFPEELAKICILAGSKPGDTVLDPFSGSGTTGAAALKEGRNYIGIEINPDTCKIQEQRLAEAAQEGAKP